A portion of the Cyanobium sp. PCC 7001 genome contains these proteins:
- the accD gene encoding acetyl-CoA carboxylase, carboxyltransferase subunit beta, whose protein sequence is MSLFDWFADRRKAAPVVRATQEVEEGDGLWSKCPDCGLVVYRKDLIANASVCKGCGYHHRIDSGERIRLIADPGSFEPLDSDVAPTDPLAFKDRRSYADRLRDSQQSTGLRDAVVTGLCRTGGLPLALGVMDFRFMGGSMGSVVGEKLTRLIEEATARRYPVLIVCASGGARMQEGMLSLMQMAKISGALQRHRAAELLYIPLLTHPTTGGVTASFAMLGDLILAEPKALIGFAGRRVIEQTLREKLPDGFQTAEYLQDHGFVDAIVTRPEFRDTLGELLRLHGCRELVPA, encoded by the coding sequence ATGTCCCTCTTCGATTGGTTCGCTGATCGCCGCAAGGCCGCACCCGTGGTGCGTGCCACCCAGGAGGTGGAGGAGGGGGATGGGCTCTGGAGCAAGTGTCCCGACTGCGGGCTGGTGGTGTACCGCAAGGACCTCATCGCCAACGCCAGCGTCTGCAAGGGCTGCGGCTACCACCACCGCATCGACAGCGGGGAGCGCATCCGGCTGATCGCCGATCCGGGCAGCTTCGAACCCCTCGACAGCGACGTGGCTCCCACCGATCCGCTGGCCTTCAAGGACCGGCGCAGCTACGCCGACCGCCTGCGCGACAGCCAGCAGAGCACGGGGCTGCGGGATGCGGTGGTCACCGGCCTCTGCCGCACCGGCGGCCTGCCCCTGGCCCTCGGCGTGATGGATTTCCGCTTCATGGGCGGCTCGATGGGCTCGGTCGTGGGGGAGAAACTCACCCGGCTGATCGAGGAGGCCACGGCCCGCCGTTACCCGGTGCTGATCGTGTGCGCCTCCGGCGGCGCCCGCATGCAGGAGGGCATGCTCAGCCTGATGCAGATGGCCAAGATCTCCGGCGCCCTGCAGCGCCACCGGGCCGCGGAGCTGCTCTACATCCCCCTGCTCACGCACCCCACCACCGGCGGGGTCACCGCCAGTTTCGCCATGCTGGGCGACCTGATCCTGGCCGAGCCCAAGGCTCTGATCGGCTTTGCCGGCCGCCGGGTGATCGAGCAGACCCTGCGGGAGAAGCTCCCCGATGGCTTCCAGACCGCCGAATACCTGCAGGACCACGGCTTCGTGGACGCGATCGTGACCCGTCCGGAGTTCCGCGACACCCTCGGCGAGCTGCTGCGGCTGCATGGCTGCCGGGAGCTCGTACCGGCATGA